The Prevotella melaninogenica ATCC 25845 genome includes a window with the following:
- a CDS encoding NADP-dependent malic enzyme: MVKVTKEAALEYHNSGRPGKIEVTPTKPYSTQTDLSLAYSPGVAYPCLEIQQNPDDVYKYTDKGNLVAVISNGTAVLGLGNIGAMSGKPVMEGKGLLFKIYGGIDVFDIEVDEQDPDKFCEAVEKIAPTFGGINLEDIKAPECFAIEERLKKTLDIPVMHDDQHGTAIISAAGLKNALEVAGKNIADVKLVVNGAGAAAISCTKLYMALGLKKENIVMLDSKGVITSDLKNLTPQKALFATDRRDVHTLEEAIKGADVFVGLSKGNILTQDMIRSMNENPIVFALANPVPEISYDDAIAARPDVIMSTGRSDYPNQINNVIGFPYIFRGALDVHAKAINEEMKMAAVHAIAELAKQTVPDVVNQVYHVNDLTFGPKYFIPKPVDPRLITEVSAAVAKAAMDSGVARTPIKDFKTYKQHLLQMLGQETKLTHTLHATAAQHPQRIVFAEGGHQTMMKAAVQAKQEGICVPILLGNPDRLNRVANRLKLDISDIEIVDMRADKEQGRRATYAKHLAEKRAREGYTFEEAYDKMYERNYFGMSMVENGDADAFITGLYTKYSNTIKVAKDIIGIRPEYKHFGTMHILNTKKGVFYIADTLINRHPDAEVLADIAKLAANSVSFFNDKAAIAMLSYSNFGSDKEGSPLKVHTAVEKLQKEYPDMTIDGEMQVNFALNKELRDEKFPFTRLKGLDVNTLIFPDLSSANSGYKLLQALSPEAEVIGPIQMGLNKPIHFTDFECSVRDIVNITAVAAIDAYVEKVKKNAL, from the coding sequence ATGGTCAAGGTAACAAAAGAAGCCGCTTTGGAATATCATAACAGCGGACGTCCTGGCAAAATTGAAGTAACGCCTACAAAACCTTATAGTACACAGACAGACCTTAGTCTGGCATATTCGCCTGGCGTGGCATACCCATGCTTAGAAATTCAGCAAAATCCAGACGACGTATATAAATACACCGACAAAGGAAATTTGGTTGCAGTTATCAGTAATGGAACTGCCGTTTTAGGATTGGGTAACATCGGTGCTATGAGTGGTAAGCCTGTAATGGAAGGTAAGGGCTTACTGTTTAAGATATATGGTGGTATTGATGTTTTCGACATAGAAGTAGACGAACAGGACCCTGATAAGTTTTGTGAAGCTGTAGAAAAGATTGCTCCAACCTTTGGTGGTATCAATCTTGAGGATATCAAGGCACCTGAATGCTTTGCTATTGAGGAGCGTCTAAAGAAGACACTTGATATTCCTGTTATGCATGATGACCAGCACGGAACTGCTATCATCTCTGCTGCTGGTTTGAAGAATGCACTGGAGGTAGCTGGCAAGAACATTGCTGATGTGAAGTTAGTTGTTAATGGTGCAGGTGCTGCAGCTATTTCATGTACTAAGCTTTATATGGCTTTAGGTCTAAAGAAAGAGAATATTGTAATGCTCGATTCAAAGGGTGTTATCACTTCTGATTTAAAGAATCTTACACCACAGAAGGCTCTCTTCGCTACTGACCGTCGAGATGTTCACACTTTGGAGGAAGCTATTAAGGGGGCTGACGTATTTGTTGGATTATCAAAGGGTAATATTCTGACACAGGATATGATTCGTTCAATGAATGAGAATCCGATCGTCTTTGCATTGGCTAATCCTGTTCCTGAGATATCATACGATGATGCTATTGCAGCACGTCCAGACGTAATCATGTCAACTGGCCGTTCAGACTATCCTAACCAGATTAATAATGTGATTGGTTTCCCATACATTTTCCGTGGTGCATTGGATGTTCATGCCAAGGCAATCAATGAGGAGATGAAGATGGCTGCAGTCCATGCTATTGCTGAATTGGCAAAACAGACAGTACCAGACGTTGTTAATCAGGTTTATCATGTAAATGACCTTACATTCGGTCCTAAATACTTTATCCCAAAACCAGTTGACCCACGACTGATTACGGAAGTTAGTGCAGCTGTTGCTAAGGCTGCTATGGACAGTGGTGTAGCACGCACTCCTATCAAGGATTTCAAGACTTACAAGCAGCACCTGCTTCAGATGTTAGGTCAGGAAACAAAGTTGACACATACGCTCCATGCCACTGCTGCACAGCATCCACAACGTATTGTATTTGCTGAAGGCGGTCACCAGACTATGATGAAAGCTGCTGTACAAGCTAAACAAGAGGGAATCTGTGTTCCTATCTTATTAGGAAACCCTGACCGTCTAAATCGTGTTGCCAACCGTTTGAAACTTGATATTTCAGATATTGAGATTGTTGATATGCGTGCGGATAAGGAGCAGGGACGTCGTGCTACTTATGCAAAGCACTTAGCAGAAAAGCGTGCACGTGAGGGTTATACCTTTGAGGAAGCATATGATAAGATGTATGAGCGTAACTATTTCGGTATGTCAATGGTTGAAAATGGCGATGCTGATGCGTTTATCACTGGTTTATATACCAAATATAGCAATACGATTAAGGTAGCAAAGGATATTATTGGTATTCGTCCAGAGTACAAACACTTTGGTACTATGCATATTTTGAATACGAAGAAGGGTGTATTCTACATAGCAGACACACTTATTAATCGTCATCCTGACGCTGAAGTGTTGGCTGACATTGCAAAGTTAGCTGCTAACTCTGTTAGCTTCTTCAATGATAAGGCTGCTATCGCAATGCTCTCCTACTCTAACTTTGGTTCTGATAAGGAAGGTTCTCCATTAAAGGTACATACTGCTGTTGAAAAGTTGCAAAAGGAGTATCCTGACATGACAATTGACGGTGAGATGCAGGTTAACTTTGCCTTAAATAAAGAACTACGTGATGAGAAGTTCCCATTCACTCGTTTGAAAGGATTAGATGTTAATACGCTCATCTTCCCTGACTTGTCTTCTGCCAACAGTGGTTATAAACTTTTGCAGGCATTGAGTCCAGAAGCAGAGGTTATTGGCCCTATTCAGATGGGTCTTAATAAGCCTATTCACTTCACTGATTTTGAGTGCTCTGTACGTGATATCGTGAACATCACAGCCGTTGCGGCTATTGATGCTTATGTGGAGAAAGTGAAAAAGAACGCATTATAA
- a CDS encoding dipeptidyl-peptidase 3 family protein: MIESIGEEAFNFQDERFADIQMLRYRLPDFESLTIRQKQLIYCLSEATLFGRDITFDQFGKYNLRIRKTLEAVYLNFNGDRLEHNFRALEEYLKHVWFASGIYHHYACDKFSPLFTEVFFRNEVLAIDSKLLPLNDGESVTSLLNELCPVIFDPTILPKRVDKSDGKDIVRSSACNYYDGVSQHEVEEFYAKLKKDGPTNEAPSYGLNSTLVKEGDSIREDVWKIGGKYSAAIEKIVYWLNSAKDFVENDQQLHVINLLIRYYETGDLHDFDIYSIEWLREQEGRIDFINGFIEVYGDPMGLKGSWEGIVEYKDLEATHRTQAISANAQWFEDHSPVDPQFRKAIVKGVTANVICAAMLGGDEYPASAIGINLPNADWIRTEHGSKSVTISNLTHAYDMAAKDNGFREEFVIDADTCKLLDLYADKTDNLHTDLHECLGHGSGRLLPGTDPDALKNYGNTIEEARADLFGLYYIADQKLLELGLLDSKEAYKAQYYSYMMNGLLTQQVRIKPGKQIEESHMQNRALIAQWAMELGKANNVVELITCEDKTTSESKTYVRINDYDALRNIFAYQLAEIQRIKSEGDFEAARTLVEKYAINLDPVLHAEVLRRYEGLNIAPYKGFINPILKPVYNELGETIDVVVDYSESYTEQMLRYSRDYQTL, encoded by the coding sequence ATGATAGAATCGATAGGAGAAGAAGCTTTTAACTTTCAGGATGAACGGTTTGCCGATATACAAATGTTACGATATCGGCTCCCGGATTTCGAATCACTGACAATTCGGCAAAAACAGCTAATTTATTGCTTGTCAGAAGCAACACTATTTGGACGTGATATAACGTTTGATCAATTTGGCAAATACAACCTCCGTATTAGAAAAACTTTAGAGGCTGTTTATTTGAACTTCAATGGTGATAGGTTAGAACATAATTTTCGTGCTTTAGAAGAATATCTGAAGCACGTTTGGTTTGCCAGTGGTATTTATCATCATTATGCTTGCGACAAATTCTCACCTTTATTTACGGAAGTTTTTTTTCGTAATGAAGTCTTAGCAATTGATTCTAAGTTGCTTCCACTTAATGATGGAGAGAGTGTTACTTCTTTACTTAACGAATTGTGTCCAGTAATCTTTGATCCAACGATTCTTCCAAAGCGAGTTGATAAGTCAGATGGTAAAGATATTGTACGCTCTTCTGCTTGCAATTATTATGACGGAGTTTCTCAGCATGAAGTTGAAGAATTCTATGCTAAGTTAAAGAAAGATGGTCCAACAAATGAAGCTCCATCCTATGGATTAAATTCTACTCTTGTAAAAGAAGGTGATTCTATCCGTGAGGATGTATGGAAGATTGGTGGCAAATATAGTGCAGCAATCGAAAAGATTGTATATTGGTTGAATAGTGCAAAGGACTTTGTTGAAAACGACCAACAGCTTCATGTTATAAATCTGTTGATTCGCTATTATGAGACAGGTGACCTTCATGATTTTGATATCTACTCTATTGAGTGGTTACGTGAGCAAGAGGGTAGAATAGACTTTATTAATGGTTTTATAGAAGTTTATGGTGACCCAATGGGATTGAAAGGTTCTTGGGAAGGCATAGTCGAATATAAAGACCTTGAAGCAACTCATCGTACGCAGGCTATATCAGCCAACGCACAGTGGTTTGAAGACCATTCGCCAGTTGATCCTCAGTTCCGCAAGGCTATTGTGAAAGGTGTCACAGCCAATGTTATATGTGCAGCAATGTTAGGAGGAGACGAATATCCTGCTTCTGCTATTGGAATTAATTTACCAAATGCAGACTGGATTCGTACAGAACATGGCTCAAAGAGTGTCACGATTTCTAATCTTACACATGCATATGATATGGCTGCTAAGGATAACGGATTCCGTGAGGAGTTTGTTATTGATGCTGATACTTGTAAGTTGTTGGATTTATATGCGGATAAAACAGATAATCTTCATACAGATCTTCATGAGTGTTTAGGTCATGGTAGTGGACGATTATTGCCAGGGACTGACCCTGACGCACTAAAAAATTATGGTAACACAATTGAAGAAGCACGTGCTGACCTCTTTGGATTATATTATATAGCTGATCAAAAACTTTTAGAACTTGGACTTTTAGACAGTAAAGAGGCATACAAGGCACAGTATTATAGCTATATGATGAACGGTCTGCTCACACAGCAAGTTCGCATAAAACCAGGAAAGCAGATAGAAGAGTCGCATATGCAGAATCGTGCACTTATTGCACAATGGGCAATGGAGTTGGGCAAGGCGAATAATGTTGTAGAACTTATTACTTGTGAAGATAAGACCACAAGTGAATCTAAAACATATGTTCGCATTAACGATTATGATGCTTTACGCAATATTTTTGCTTATCAACTTGCAGAGATACAGCGTATAAAGAGTGAAGGTGACTTCGAAGCTGCACGAACGTTAGTAGAGAAGTATGCTATCAATCTTGACCCTGTACTTCATGCAGAAGTTCTTCGAAGGTATGAGGGTTTGAATATTGCACCTTATAAAGGATTTATCAATCCTATTCTGAAACCAGTTTATAATGAACTTGGTGAGACGATAGATGTTGTTGTTGATTATTCTGAGTCTTACACAGAACAAATGCTACGTTACTCTCGAGATTATCAAACTCTTTAA
- a CDS encoding helix-turn-helix domain-containing protein: protein MAKYNLTEKKEKVAAYRSLVSPQLMDELKEKILNIILIQQRYKDKNYSAKQLAEDLGTNTRYISAVVNVRFHMNYTSFVNKFRIEEAMALLVDKRYQELNMEDISDMVGFSNRQSFYASFYKLNGVTPRDYRMRHLAQPSSEEVRLKKPLKK, encoded by the coding sequence ATGGCTAAGTACAATTTAACAGAAAAAAAAGAGAAGGTAGCCGCCTACCGTAGTTTGGTCAGTCCGCAATTAATGGATGAGTTAAAGGAGAAGATCCTTAATATCATTCTTATTCAGCAGCGTTACAAAGACAAGAATTATTCTGCCAAGCAACTTGCTGAGGACTTAGGAACTAATACGCGCTACATCTCGGCTGTAGTTAATGTGCGATTCCACATGAACTACACGTCATTTGTTAACAAATTCCGAATAGAGGAAGCAATGGCTCTTTTGGTTGATAAGCGTTATCAAGAACTGAATATGGAAGATATCAGTGATATGGTGGGCTTCTCTAATAGGCAGTCTTTCTATGCTTCTTTCTACAAATTAAATGGTGTCACACCTCGTGACTACAGAATGCGCCATTTGGCACAACCCTCTTCAGAAGAAGTGCGTTTGAAAAAACCACTTAAGAAATGA
- the hcp gene encoding hydroxylamine reductase, whose product MAENKMFCFQCQETAKGTGCTIQGVCGKKAETSRWQDLLLGVVRGVATISDSLRNASIKTNQEVGDYIVDALFATITNANFDDQAILNKVDNGVRIKRELLALAKENNVTLPNYQEVNWGGEKADYEAEGDREGVLRTENEDLRSLKELTVLGLKGMAAYYEHASRLNERNEEIIAFMEKALATISNPAADMDTLLATVMETGKFGVDAMALLDKANTQTYGNPELTKVNIGTGSRPGILISGHDLKDIEQLLEQTEGTGVDVYTHGEMLPAHYYPQLKKYKHLVGNYGNAWWKQKEEFETFNGPIVFTTNCIVPPSPKASYKDRVFTTNATGFPGWKHILADENGHKDFSEVIEIAKTCKAPTAIEQGEIIGGFAHAQVFALADQVVEAVKSGAIRKFVVMSGCDGRMKSRDYYTEFAAQLPKDTVILTSGCAKFKYNKLNLGDINGIPRVLDAGQCNDSYSWAVVALKLKEIFGANDINDLPIEFNIAWYEQKAVIVLLALLYLGIKNIHIGPTLPAFVSPNVLKVLVDNFGLGGITSVEEDLKNMVG is encoded by the coding sequence ATGGCAGAGAACAAAATGTTCTGTTTCCAATGTCAGGAAACAGCAAAGGGTACAGGATGTACCATTCAAGGTGTTTGCGGTAAAAAAGCTGAGACAAGCCGTTGGCAAGATTTGTTACTTGGTGTTGTAAGAGGTGTAGCTACGATTTCAGACTCACTTCGCAATGCAAGTATTAAAACAAACCAGGAGGTTGGTGATTATATTGTAGATGCACTTTTTGCAACTATCACCAATGCAAACTTTGATGATCAGGCTATATTAAATAAGGTAGACAACGGTGTACGTATCAAACGTGAGTTGCTCGCACTTGCAAAAGAGAACAATGTAACATTGCCTAACTACCAGGAAGTAAACTGGGGTGGTGAGAAAGCAGACTATGAAGCTGAGGGGGATCGTGAGGGCGTTCTCCGTACAGAGAATGAAGACCTCCGTTCATTGAAGGAGTTGACAGTACTCGGTTTGAAGGGTATGGCAGCTTACTATGAGCACGCATCACGTCTCAATGAGCGTAATGAAGAGATTATTGCATTCATGGAAAAGGCACTTGCCACCATTTCTAACCCAGCAGCAGACATGGACACATTGCTGGCTACTGTTATGGAAACAGGTAAGTTCGGTGTTGATGCAATGGCATTACTTGACAAGGCTAACACTCAGACATACGGTAATCCAGAACTCACAAAGGTAAATATTGGTACAGGTAGCCGTCCAGGTATTCTTATCTCTGGTCACGACTTGAAGGATATCGAGCAGCTTTTGGAGCAAACAGAGGGAACAGGCGTAGATGTTTACACCCACGGAGAGATGCTCCCAGCTCATTATTATCCACAGTTGAAGAAGTACAAGCACCTCGTTGGAAACTATGGTAATGCATGGTGGAAGCAGAAGGAAGAGTTTGAAACATTCAATGGTCCTATCGTCTTCACAACCAACTGTATTGTTCCTCCTTCACCAAAGGCAAGCTATAAGGACCGCGTATTCACAACAAACGCAACAGGTTTCCCAGGTTGGAAGCATATCCTTGCTGATGAGAACGGTCACAAGGACTTCTCTGAGGTAATCGAAATTGCTAAGACTTGTAAGGCTCCAACAGCTATCGAACAGGGTGAGATCATCGGTGGATTTGCTCATGCACAGGTATTTGCTTTGGCTGATCAGGTTGTTGAGGCTGTTAAGAGTGGCGCAATCCGCAAGTTTGTCGTAATGAGTGGATGTGATGGTCGTATGAAGAGCCGTGACTACTATACAGAGTTTGCTGCTCAGTTACCAAAGGATACTGTCATCTTAACCAGTGGTTGTGCTAAGTTCAAATATAACAAGTTGAACCTTGGCGATATCAATGGAATCCCACGTGTATTGGATGCAGGACAGTGTAATGACTCTTATTCATGGGCAGTTGTTGCCTTGAAGCTGAAAGAGATTTTTGGTGCAAACGACATCAATGATCTTCCAATCGAGTTCAATATTGCATGGTATGAGCAGAAAGCAGTTATTGTTCTGCTTGCCCTACTCTACCTCGGCATTAAGAATATTCATATTGGTCCTACATTGCCAGCCTTCGTTTCTCCAAACGTTCTGAAAGTATTGGTTGATAACTTCGGTCTTGGTGGTATCACATCTGTTGAAGAAGACCTCAAGAACATGGTAGGATAA
- the gmd gene encoding GDP-mannose 4,6-dehydratase, protein MQKKALITGITGQDGSYLAELLLEKGYDVHGTIRRSSVDFRERIAHLEGRPHFHLHYADLGDSMSILGVISKVRPDEIYNLAAQSHVQVSFDSPEFTADVDAVGVLRILESVRQLGMTETCRIYQASTSELYGKVEEVPQNENTPFHPYSPYAVAKQYGFWITKEYREAYNMYCCSGILFNHESERRGETFVTRKITLAAARIKQGKQEKLYLGNLGSLRDWGYAKDYVECMWLILQQEKPEDFVIATGVQHSVRDFCYYAFKRVGIELEFQGEDMEEKGIDKATGKVLIEVSPDFYRPTDVVNLWGDPTKAKAKLGWNPNSTSFEELVNIMVDSDMAKVASEGAAEKVRTNLEEYLEKGIVK, encoded by the coding sequence ATGCAGAAAAAAGCACTTATTACGGGTATTACAGGCCAAGATGGTTCCTATTTGGCAGAGTTATTACTCGAAAAAGGTTATGATGTACATGGAACTATTCGTCGTTCATCAGTAGATTTCCGTGAGCGTATTGCTCATTTAGAAGGTCGTCCACACTTCCACTTGCATTATGCAGACCTTGGCGACTCTATGAGTATCCTTGGTGTAATCAGTAAAGTGCGTCCTGATGAGATTTATAACCTTGCAGCACAGAGTCACGTACAGGTAAGTTTCGATTCTCCTGAATTTACTGCTGACGTTGATGCTGTTGGTGTATTACGTATCTTAGAATCAGTTCGCCAGTTGGGTATGACAGAAACTTGTCGTATCTATCAGGCTTCTACTTCTGAGTTGTATGGTAAGGTTGAGGAAGTTCCACAAAACGAAAACACCCCATTCCATCCTTACAGCCCATATGCTGTAGCTAAGCAGTATGGCTTCTGGATTACAAAGGAGTATCGTGAGGCTTACAACATGTATTGTTGCTCTGGTATCCTCTTCAACCACGAGAGTGAGCGTCGTGGCGAGACTTTCGTTACACGTAAGATTACACTTGCTGCTGCACGTATCAAGCAGGGCAAGCAGGAAAAACTCTATTTGGGTAATCTTGGTTCTCTTCGTGACTGGGGCTATGCTAAGGATTACGTTGAGTGCATGTGGTTGATACTCCAGCAGGAGAAGCCTGAGGACTTCGTTATTGCTACTGGTGTACAGCATAGCGTACGTGATTTCTGCTATTATGCATTTAAGCGTGTTGGTATTGAACTCGAATTCCAAGGTGAGGACATGGAAGAAAAGGGTATTGATAAGGCTACAGGAAAGGTACTTATTGAGGTTAGTCCAGACTTCTATCGTCCTACTGACGTTGTCAATCTCTGGGGAGACCCAACAAAGGCAAAGGCGAAACTCGGTTGGAATCCTAACAGTACAAGTTTTGAAGAGCTTGTCAACATTATGGTAGACAGCGACATGGCTAAGGTTGCTTCTGAGGGTGCAGCTGAGAAGGTTAGAACAAACCTTGAAGAGTATTTGGAGAAGGGTATCGTTAAGTAA
- a CDS encoding GDP-L-fucose synthase family protein, with the protein MNKNSKIYIAGHNGLVGSAIWNNLLQRGYTNLVGRSHKELDLTDQQAVKRFFDEEKPDAVVLAAAFVGGIMANYLYRADFIMQNMKMQCNVIEQSYLHKVEKLLFLGSTCIYPKNAPQPMREDCLLTSPLEYSNEEYAIAKIAGLKMCESYNLQYGTNYIAVMPTNLYGPNDNFHLENSHVMPAMMRKIYLAKLIHENNWGAIRNDMDKRPINPTDKLRAEIGEGNVDGKNTEERILKALAFYGIENNKVTLWGDGSPLREFLWSEDMADASVHVLLNVDFKDIIGIEKYSSVFYGAKIDGAVDRNNSEGRGGAIPSLGEIRNCHINVGTGKELTIKELAELVKKTVHFEGDIIWDAEKPNGTPRKLIDVEKLHSLGWTHKVEIEDGVEKLYEWYQESLK; encoded by the coding sequence ATGAACAAAAATAGTAAAATATACATTGCTGGACACAATGGATTAGTTGGCTCAGCAATATGGAATAACCTTCTTCAACGAGGATATACAAATCTCGTTGGACGAAGCCATAAAGAATTAGATCTGACAGATCAGCAGGCTGTGAAGCGTTTCTTTGATGAAGAGAAACCTGATGCCGTTGTCCTTGCTGCTGCTTTCGTTGGAGGTATTATGGCAAACTATCTCTATCGTGCAGACTTCATCATGCAGAATATGAAGATGCAATGCAATGTTATTGAGCAGAGCTACCTTCATAAGGTAGAGAAACTTCTCTTCCTTGGAAGTACGTGTATCTATCCAAAGAACGCACCACAGCCAATGCGCGAGGATTGTTTGCTGACTTCTCCATTGGAATATAGCAACGAGGAGTATGCTATTGCAAAGATAGCAGGTCTTAAGATGTGTGAAAGCTATAACCTCCAGTATGGTACTAATTACATAGCTGTCATGCCAACAAACCTCTATGGCCCTAATGATAACTTCCATTTGGAGAACTCTCATGTGATGCCAGCTATGATGCGCAAGATTTATCTTGCGAAACTTATTCACGAAAACAACTGGGGTGCTATCCGTAATGATATGGATAAGCGTCCTATCAATCCAACTGACAAACTGCGTGCGGAGATTGGTGAAGGTAATGTTGATGGCAAGAATACAGAAGAGCGCATCTTGAAAGCACTCGCTTTCTATGGTATTGAGAATAATAAGGTGACCCTATGGGGTGACGGAAGTCCATTACGCGAATTCCTTTGGAGTGAGGATATGGCTGATGCCAGCGTTCACGTCTTATTAAATGTAGACTTCAAAGATATCATTGGCATTGAGAAATATTCAAGTGTTTTCTACGGTGCAAAGATTGATGGAGCTGTTGACCGCAACAACTCTGAGGGTCGTGGTGGTGCTATCCCATCTTTAGGAGAGATTCGTAACTGTCATATCAATGTTGGTACTGGTAAGGAACTTACTATCAAAGAACTTGCAGAACTTGTTAAGAAGACCGTTCACTTTGAAGGAGACATCATCTGGGATGCCGAGAAACCAAATGGTACACCACGTAAACTCATTGATGTTGAGAAGTTGCATAGCCTTGGTTGGACGCACAAAGTAGAAATTGAGGATGGTGTTGAGAAGCTCTACGAGTGGTATCAAGAAAGCTTAAAGTAA